From a single Bremerella cremea genomic region:
- a CDS encoding 3-isopropylmalate dehydrogenase, translated as MKIAVIGGDGTGPEVTAEALKVMDAVAKLEGFTIDKTEFGFGGDHYLKTGEILPEGAVDELKKFDAIYLGAVGHPDVAPGILEKGLLLQLRFQLDQYINLRPVKLYPGVETPLQGKTPEDIDFVVVRENTEDLYAGIGGFLKKGSADEVATQTAIYSRKGCERWLRWAFEYTQKRNNPKGKKLTLVAKTNVLTYGHDLIWRTFQEVAKDYQDVEPDYNHVDACCMWMVKNPEYYDVIATTNMFGDIITDLGGIIQGGMGVAAGGNINPDAGGTSMYEPMGGSAPKYTGKNVINPIAAISAGAMLLEHTGQPAAGARVMKAIQTVTGTKMKSQSAGKMGYSTTEVGDLVVDALS; from the coding sequence ATGAAGATTGCCGTTATTGGTGGAGATGGAACCGGGCCAGAAGTCACCGCTGAAGCTTTGAAAGTGATGGATGCCGTCGCCAAGCTGGAAGGCTTCACCATCGACAAGACCGAATTCGGTTTCGGTGGCGATCACTACCTGAAAACCGGCGAGATTTTGCCTGAAGGTGCCGTTGACGAGTTGAAGAAGTTCGACGCGATCTACCTAGGCGCCGTCGGGCACCCAGACGTTGCCCCTGGTATCTTGGAAAAAGGGTTGCTCCTGCAACTTCGCTTCCAGCTCGATCAATACATCAATCTACGCCCGGTCAAGCTCTACCCAGGCGTCGAAACACCCCTGCAAGGCAAGACCCCCGAAGACATCGACTTTGTTGTTGTCCGCGAAAACACCGAAGACTTGTACGCCGGCATTGGTGGTTTTCTGAAGAAGGGTTCCGCCGATGAGGTCGCCACGCAAACGGCAATTTACTCGCGGAAAGGTTGCGAACGCTGGTTGCGTTGGGCGTTTGAATACACCCAAAAACGTAACAACCCCAAAGGGAAGAAGCTGACCTTAGTTGCGAAAACCAACGTGCTGACCTACGGCCACGACCTGATCTGGCGGACTTTCCAGGAAGTCGCCAAAGACTACCAAGACGTCGAACCGGATTACAATCACGTCGATGCGTGCTGCATGTGGATGGTTAAGAATCCGGAATACTACGACGTGATCGCCACCACCAACATGTTTGGCGACATCATCACCGACTTGGGCGGAATCATCCAAGGTGGAATGGGCGTTGCCGCTGGTGGAAATATCAATCCCGACGCCGGTGGAACCAGCATGTACGAACCGATGGGTGGTAGTGCTCCGAAGTACACCGGCAAGAACGTCATTAACCCAATCGCTGCCATCAGCGCCGGGGCGATGCTGCTGGAACACACCGGCCAGCCAGCGGCTGGGGCTCGCGTGATGAAGGCCATTCAAACAGTCACCGGTACCAAGATGAAGAGCCAAAGCGCCGGCAAGATGGGCTACAGCACCACCGAAGTTGGTGATTTGGTCGTCGACGCGCTTTCCTAA
- a CDS encoding SDR family NAD(P)-dependent oxidoreductase: MSVRSLFDLTGRSALITGGSKGIGKTLARAFAECGANVCITARNEDELKSATEEIAQGLGSRVIYRVCDMADRAAVDAMAIDVLQEFQGIDILINNAGTNRPELLAETNDTTWDEVLELNFTACMRLARHVVPDMKEKQWGRIIHLSSVMALASNPGRGLYSGTKAALIGMAKAHALELGPHGITVNCICPGPIATDLPMSLLNEEQKQRFAERTALKRWGKTIDMVGPALLLGSDAGAYITGTTILADGGLTCRTFD, from the coding sequence ATGTCCGTTCGAAGCTTATTCGATTTAACTGGCCGCTCCGCTCTCATCACCGGTGGGAGTAAAGGAATCGGGAAAACCCTGGCCCGGGCCTTTGCAGAATGTGGCGCCAACGTCTGCATCACCGCCCGAAACGAAGACGAGCTCAAGTCTGCCACGGAAGAAATTGCCCAAGGCCTAGGTAGCCGCGTTATCTATCGCGTTTGCGACATGGCCGATCGGGCGGCGGTCGATGCGATGGCAATCGATGTCCTGCAAGAATTTCAAGGCATCGATATTCTGATCAACAACGCCGGCACAAACCGCCCTGAACTACTAGCAGAAACAAACGATACTACTTGGGACGAAGTCCTTGAACTCAATTTCACCGCGTGCATGCGTCTCGCTCGCCATGTTGTGCCCGACATGAAGGAGAAGCAGTGGGGGCGGATCATCCACCTCTCAAGCGTGATGGCGTTGGCCTCGAACCCTGGTCGCGGTTTATACTCAGGCACGAAAGCGGCGCTGATCGGCATGGCGAAAGCTCATGCGTTGGAGCTTGGCCCCCACGGTATTACGGTCAACTGTATTTGCCCTGGTCCGATTGCCACCGATTTGCCGATGAGTCTACTCAACGAAGAACAAAAACAACGCTTCGCGGAGCGCACGGCGCTTAAACGCTGGGGAAAAACTATCGACATGGTAGGCCCAGCTTTATTGCTTGGTAGTGACGCAGGAGCTTACATTACAGGTACTACGATCCTAGCAGACGGTGGCCTGACTTGTCGTACGTTCGATTAA
- a CDS encoding STAS domain-containing protein, whose amino-acid sequence MNLELSSIKDNVVHVAVFGKVTQDATSRDADLIADLLGEHAYQRNVLLNLRDAEMVDSSGIGWLLVCHKKFKDNGGRMICHSAPPVVANVFRLMRMDLVFENAANVAEAEKLAGVSSQE is encoded by the coding sequence ATGAACTTAGAACTTAGCTCCATCAAGGATAACGTTGTCCACGTCGCCGTCTTTGGCAAGGTAACCCAAGATGCGACCTCGCGTGACGCCGATCTGATTGCCGACCTTTTAGGAGAGCATGCTTACCAGCGGAACGTTCTGCTTAACCTTCGCGATGCCGAGATGGTCGATTCAAGCGGAATTGGTTGGCTGCTGGTCTGCCATAAGAAGTTCAAGGATAACGGCGGCCGTATGATCTGCCACTCGGCTCCTCCGGTGGTCGCCAATGTCTTTCGATTGATGCGTATGGATTTAGTTTTTGAAAACGCGGCCAACGTCGCGGAAGCGGAGAAACTCGCCGGTGTCAGTTCCCAAGAATAA
- a CDS encoding GspE/PulE family protein — protein MSVPKNNSHGIEFTNIDVTTLEPEALMRLLIEHCHLVGASDIFVFSGDPEYQISMRLWGRMKTITTLPTSEGRQLLNYAKALAGLDIAERRRPQDGRWFYRDDEKIIDLRMSIIPTREGEDLTFRLLDRKSSLLSIDEIGLGRHDRQALMEMLQSESGLVLVTGPTGTGKTTTLYACLQHLNDGNRKINTLEDPIEFSLPGIRQSQVNMKIGLDFPDLLRGVIRQQPDIIMVGEIRDKETALTAVRAANSGHLVFATLHSPVATGAVQSMLAFDIHPFFLASCLRGVIAQRLVRKLDPNTRVRYELGDTGNTFADIQSLLEPGEGTSFYGPDPTAENEGYCGRTAIFEMVTINRTLREAIIARRPTHELEKTAEHLGMITFRKAAMLKVAQGETSMEEVLKNVPVEYLDLEAGT, from the coding sequence GTGTCAGTTCCCAAGAATAACTCCCACGGTATCGAATTTACAAACATCGACGTCACCACGCTCGAACCGGAAGCCTTGATGCGGCTGCTGATCGAGCATTGCCACTTGGTGGGTGCGAGCGATATTTTTGTCTTCTCAGGCGATCCCGAGTACCAGATCTCGATGCGACTCTGGGGCAGGATGAAAACGATCACCACGCTGCCTACCAGCGAAGGTCGTCAACTGCTGAACTACGCCAAAGCATTGGCCGGGCTCGATATCGCCGAACGTCGCCGCCCGCAAGATGGCCGCTGGTTCTATCGCGACGACGAGAAAATCATCGACCTGCGGATGAGCATCATCCCCACACGCGAAGGGGAAGACTTGACGTTCCGCTTGCTGGATCGCAAGTCGAGCCTGCTTTCGATCGACGAAATCGGCCTGGGCCGACACGACCGACAAGCATTGATGGAAATGCTGCAGTCCGAGTCTGGCTTGGTCTTGGTTACCGGCCCAACCGGAACCGGCAAGACGACCACCCTTTACGCTTGCCTTCAGCATCTGAACGATGGCAATCGCAAGATCAACACGCTGGAAGATCCCATCGAATTCTCGCTGCCAGGCATTCGCCAATCTCAGGTCAACATGAAGATCGGGCTCGATTTTCCGGACCTGCTGCGTGGCGTCATTCGTCAGCAGCCCGACATCATCATGGTGGGTGAGATCCGCGATAAAGAAACCGCTCTGACGGCTGTCCGTGCTGCCAACAGTGGGCATCTTGTGTTCGCGACCCTGCATTCGCCGGTGGCCACCGGAGCCGTGCAAAGCATGCTGGCCTTCGACATCCACCCATTCTTCCTCGCTAGTTGCCTCCGGGGCGTGATCGCCCAACGCCTGGTCCGCAAACTCGATCCCAACACACGTGTCCGTTACGAACTGGGAGACACCGGCAATACATTTGCCGATATCCAATCGCTGCTTGAACCAGGAGAAGGCACCTCGTTCTACGGGCCTGATCCAACGGCGGAAAACGAAGGCTACTGCGGTCGGACAGCCATTTTTGAAATGGTGACAATCAACCGCACTCTGCGCGAAGCCATCATCGCTCGGCGTCCAACTCACGAACTAGAGAAGACCGCTGAACACCTCGGGATGATCACCTTCCGCAAAGCAGCCATGCTCAAAGTCGCCCAAGGGGAAACGAGCATGGAAGAAGTGCTGAAGAATGTTCCGGTCGAATACCTTGATCTAGAAGCAGGGACATAA
- the sigJ gene encoding RNA polymerase sigma factor SigJ: MVSGHEFEALRQELIGFSYRMLGSMPDAEDIVQEAYVRWEQAGRPELDSPRSWYLRVCARLCLDRIKSVRYQREMYIGPWLPEPILPDHAEQAELDETVSIALMLTIERLTPTERAAFILHDLFGYEFAEVAEIVGLKPDHCRQLARRAREHLRGEKQRSRIDVDGVRRISDAFFQAIQAGDLAALRSVLTEDVTLYTDSGGKVSAAKAPVVGFDSVTTFLIRVFKNAQREYPFELRTVWFNGSPGVLCILNGEKISAFQFELIEGRINTVFVHRNPDKLAPLDQAANRALP; encoded by the coding sequence ATGGTCAGTGGTCACGAATTTGAAGCGTTGCGGCAAGAACTGATTGGATTCAGTTATCGGATGCTGGGAAGCATGCCCGATGCTGAGGATATCGTTCAAGAAGCTTATGTCCGCTGGGAACAAGCAGGCCGACCGGAACTCGATTCGCCACGAAGCTGGTATCTGCGAGTTTGCGCGCGGCTTTGTTTAGATCGGATAAAATCGGTACGCTATCAACGCGAGATGTATATTGGGCCGTGGCTGCCAGAACCAATCCTGCCAGATCATGCCGAGCAGGCGGAACTGGATGAGACGGTTTCGATTGCCCTGATGCTAACCATCGAACGATTGACGCCAACCGAGCGGGCCGCATTTATCTTGCATGACCTGTTTGGGTACGAGTTTGCCGAAGTGGCAGAGATCGTGGGGTTGAAGCCCGATCATTGTCGCCAGTTAGCCCGCCGAGCACGCGAACATTTACGTGGCGAGAAGCAACGATCGCGTATCGATGTCGATGGCGTGCGTCGCATTTCGGATGCGTTCTTTCAAGCGATCCAAGCTGGCGACTTGGCCGCCCTTCGCAGCGTGTTGACCGAGGATGTGACGCTTTATACCGATAGTGGTGGAAAAGTCAGTGCCGCCAAAGCTCCCGTGGTTGGTTTCGACAGCGTGACCACGTTCCTGATTCGTGTGTTTAAGAACGCACAACGTGAATACCCCTTTGAATTGCGAACCGTCTGGTTTAACGGCTCGCCGGGGGTGCTTTGCATCTTAAACGGCGAAAAGATATCGGCCTTTCAGTTTGAACTGATCGAAGGACGAATCAATACGGTCTTCGTTCACCGTAACCCGGACAAGCTGGCTCCGCTGGATCAGGCCGCAAACCGGGCGTTACCATGA
- a CDS encoding sialidase family protein encodes MKRTSLLLLALLGFTSLISTTLADPPQSNIALPPGPDNPRNSEGDVVQLKDGKVLLIYTHFVGGSGDHAQAHLASRVSADGGKTWSPEDQLVIPNEAGLNVMSVSLLRLADGRLALFYLRKNSHTDCRPQMRISTDEGKTWGEATCVIPDEDMGYYVMNNDRVVQLQDGRLIAPVAQHVGPGMPKRNNAAETLVYYSDDAGATWQRSQYAPRAAPRNGKDVLSQEPGVVELTDGRLMMWIRTDAGSQFVTYSSDRGETWSQLEPSNMLSPLSPATIERIPSTGDLLLIWNDHSNIPTTLKGKRTPLRSAISQDDGKTWTHVKTLEDNPNGWYCYIALDFIDGHAVMAYCAGDRRENNGLAVTNTQRLPIEWFYEER; translated from the coding sequence ATGAAACGAACCTCGTTGCTTTTGCTCGCCTTGCTTGGTTTCACCTCGCTAATCTCGACCACCCTGGCCGATCCTCCTCAATCGAACATTGCCTTGCCACCCGGCCCCGACAATCCACGCAACAGTGAAGGGGATGTCGTCCAACTGAAAGATGGCAAAGTCCTTTTGATTTACACCCATTTCGTCGGAGGCTCCGGCGACCACGCCCAGGCGCACCTAGCCAGCCGTGTTTCTGCCGACGGTGGGAAAACCTGGTCGCCAGAAGACCAGTTGGTGATTCCCAACGAAGCGGGGCTCAACGTTATGTCGGTCTCGCTGCTGCGGCTCGCCGATGGGCGATTGGCCCTGTTTTACCTTCGCAAGAACTCGCATACCGACTGTCGCCCCCAAATGCGGATCAGTACCGACGAAGGGAAAACGTGGGGCGAAGCCACCTGCGTGATCCCTGATGAAGACATGGGCTACTATGTGATGAACAACGACCGAGTCGTGCAACTGCAAGATGGTCGCTTGATTGCCCCGGTGGCCCAGCACGTAGGCCCTGGCATGCCGAAAAGAAACAACGCAGCCGAGACACTTGTATATTACTCGGACGATGCCGGTGCGACCTGGCAGCGCAGCCAATACGCACCACGGGCAGCCCCACGAAACGGCAAAGATGTTCTTTCTCAGGAACCAGGTGTCGTCGAACTGACCGACGGACGACTCATGATGTGGATTCGCACCGACGCCGGTAGCCAATTTGTGACCTACAGTAGCGACCGTGGAGAGACCTGGTCGCAGCTAGAACCGTCGAACATGCTTTCCCCTCTTTCGCCTGCCACCATCGAACGCATTCCCAGCACAGGCGACTTGCTGCTGATCTGGAACGATCACTCCAACATTCCAACTACGCTAAAAGGAAAGCGAACACCACTTCGGTCGGCCATCTCTCAAGATGACGGCAAGACTTGGACGCACGTGAAAACCCTAGAAGACAACCCAAATGGCTGGTACTGCTACATCGCCCTCGACTTCATCGATGGCCACGCCGTCATGGCCTACTGCGCCGGCGATCGCCGCGAGAACAACGGCCTGGCCGTAACCAACACACAACGTCTTCCGATCGAGTGGTTCTACGAGGAGCGATAA
- a CDS encoding DUF1559 domain-containing protein, which yields MQNRKRLGFTLVELLVVIAIIGVLIALLLPAVQQAREAARRMQCTNNLKQLGIAFHNYHDTFKTLPAMNYRPTGKNPYLGYGAMVRILPFIEQNNLYDQLQVTSLNFGRDWADGANATLRQTKIEAYLCPSDTGYPSNPSGGSWHDGPGSNYGVSFGSSRSWASVSNQNGMFRGPIGWDGTNETGGKPEMGFNGVTDGLSNTLMASEHLVGDDNDDVLANGNTSEPREGSDVSWNQYPTQSDIDTFGQACQGITTHNGTNGQHWIMSLPTQTALNTVAPPNWKYPNCQTSGSGIASDRDGVYAPRSRHPGGVLCVAGDGSTKFVTETIDLTSWQSFGGRNDGKPVTLP from the coding sequence ATGCAAAACAGAAAACGATTGGGCTTCACATTAGTGGAGCTTCTGGTGGTGATTGCCATCATTGGTGTATTGATTGCGTTGCTGTTGCCTGCTGTCCAGCAGGCGCGCGAAGCTGCTCGCCGAATGCAATGTACGAATAATTTGAAACAGCTTGGTATCGCATTCCATAATTACCACGATACCTTCAAGACCCTGCCGGCGATGAATTATCGCCCAACCGGAAAAAATCCCTACCTTGGCTATGGAGCCATGGTGCGTATTTTGCCGTTTATTGAGCAGAATAACCTGTACGATCAACTGCAGGTTACTTCGCTCAATTTCGGTCGTGACTGGGCCGATGGCGCGAATGCTACGCTTCGCCAAACCAAGATCGAAGCCTATTTATGTCCGTCCGACACAGGGTATCCCAGCAATCCATCCGGCGGGAGCTGGCATGATGGTCCTGGTAGCAATTACGGCGTCAGTTTTGGCTCGTCACGAAGCTGGGCCAGTGTTTCAAATCAAAACGGTATGTTCCGCGGGCCGATCGGATGGGATGGGACAAACGAAACCGGTGGCAAGCCAGAAATGGGTTTCAATGGTGTAACCGATGGCCTGAGCAATACTCTGATGGCTTCCGAGCATCTGGTGGGTGACGACAATGACGATGTACTAGCAAATGGTAACACTTCCGAACCACGCGAAGGTTCCGACGTTTCCTGGAACCAATATCCCACGCAATCTGATATTGATACTTTTGGTCAAGCATGCCAGGGAATCACGACCCACAACGGCACCAATGGACAGCATTGGATCATGTCATTACCTACCCAGACAGCGCTGAATACGGTTGCTCCGCCAAACTGGAAGTATCCAAACTGTCAGACCAGCGGTAGTGGTATCGCCTCAGACCGCGACGGCGTTTACGCTCCACGTAGCCGTCACCCAGGTGGGGTGCTGTGTGTTGCGGGCGACGGCTCGACAAAATTCGTTACGGAAACAATCGACCTCACGTCATGGCAGTCGTTTGGTGGGCGTAACGATGGTAAACCCGTCACCTTACCGTAA
- a CDS encoding DUF1559 domain-containing protein — MPTSKRWGFTLVELLVVIAIIGVLISLLLPAVQQAREAARRMQCSNNMKQLGLAMHNYHDTYKKFPCLCYLDGNNNPSYQGYSAFVQILPYIEQGNLHEQLRVASSNFLNNWDSNSTIQNLRAIKIDAFVCPSDTTFPASTAWLANGPGCNYGLSFGATTKWNSLSNQNGMFRQQNGAQSQETRMADVTDGLSNTMMASEHLVGDNNNNSLMNGNSSEPRIGSDPGWNPPQFPTQTQLNTFGQTCQGITTHNSTNGCQWIAPIPTQTMINTVATPNWKYPDCQITGSGFSADRDGIFTPRSRHPGGVLAVAGDGSVKFVTETVNLLTFQCFGARNDGKPVTLP; from the coding sequence ATGCCTACTTCTAAACGGTGGGGCTTCACGCTCGTGGAGCTGCTGGTGGTGATTGCCATCATTGGAGTCTTAATCTCCCTTCTCTTGCCGGCGGTGCAACAAGCCCGCGAGGCAGCACGTCGGATGCAATGCAGTAACAACATGAAGCAGTTGGGACTGGCAATGCACAACTATCACGACACGTACAAAAAGTTTCCTTGTCTCTGTTACCTCGACGGGAATAACAACCCGTCCTATCAAGGCTATAGTGCCTTTGTCCAGATTCTGCCCTATATCGAACAGGGCAATTTGCACGAGCAGCTACGTGTTGCGAGTTCCAATTTTTTAAACAATTGGGACAGTAACAGCACGATTCAAAATCTGCGAGCAATCAAGATCGACGCGTTCGTTTGCCCTTCGGATACGACGTTTCCAGCCTCAACGGCGTGGCTAGCAAATGGGCCTGGCTGTAACTACGGCTTGAGTTTTGGGGCCACTACAAAGTGGAATAGCCTCTCGAATCAAAATGGTATGTTTCGCCAGCAGAACGGGGCCCAAAGCCAAGAAACCCGAATGGCCGACGTAACCGATGGGCTTAGCAACACAATGATGGCTTCAGAGCATCTTGTGGGGGATAACAACAACAATTCGCTCATGAACGGTAATTCTTCAGAGCCCCGTATCGGATCTGATCCAGGCTGGAATCCGCCACAATTCCCCACTCAGACGCAACTCAATACGTTCGGTCAAACTTGCCAAGGGATTACCACCCATAACTCAACCAACGGATGTCAATGGATTGCTCCGATTCCCACCCAAACGATGATCAACACGGTGGCGACTCCGAACTGGAAATATCCTGATTGCCAGATTACCGGCAGTGGTTTTTCTGCCGACCGTGATGGGATCTTCACCCCACGTAGTCGCCACCCTGGCGGCGTTCTGGCGGTAGCAGGAGATGGCTCCGTAAAGTTCGTGACTGAGACGGTCAATTTGCTGACCTTCCAGTGCTTTGGGGCCCGTAACGACGGCAAGCCGGTCACCCTTCCCTAG
- a CDS encoding M28 family peptidase, protein MSTDSEEERVPRWSTYVAALIGVVAIVVMVALNRAPSEEPAPPAAKAEDLSRYLPFDGQKAYQHLVDVCKLGPRVSGSPAMKLQQDYIRKYLTEAGAQVQFQSWDIRHPETGQPVTLSNIFGRFHPERTERILLCCHYDTRPYADEDPDNPKAPFIGANDGASGVGLLLEMARHIEQVDTKYGVDLVFLDAEEFIFDRERDPFFVGSTYLAEKYRNADINFRYKWGILVDMVGDKDLQIYQERNSLSWRDTRPLVIDVWRVAKKLNIPEFVARPRHTVNDDHVPLHDIGGIPIIDIIDFDYPSPGYGPKYWHTTKDVPENCSADSLAKVGKVILTWLQELE, encoded by the coding sequence TTGTCGACCGATTCAGAAGAAGAACGCGTACCTCGCTGGAGCACCTACGTGGCGGCTTTGATTGGTGTGGTGGCGATTGTCGTGATGGTGGCTCTGAATCGAGCCCCCAGTGAAGAGCCGGCCCCCCCCGCAGCCAAAGCAGAAGATCTTTCGCGGTACCTCCCTTTCGATGGCCAAAAGGCGTACCAGCATTTGGTCGATGTCTGCAAGTTAGGCCCGCGCGTTAGCGGCAGCCCGGCAATGAAGTTGCAGCAAGACTATATTCGCAAATACTTGACCGAAGCCGGCGCCCAGGTGCAATTTCAATCGTGGGATATTCGCCATCCTGAAACAGGACAACCGGTCACTCTCTCAAACATTTTCGGTCGCTTCCATCCCGAGCGAACCGAACGCATTTTGCTTTGTTGCCACTACGACACCCGCCCTTATGCCGACGAAGACCCAGATAATCCGAAGGCGCCTTTCATCGGTGCGAACGATGGGGCAAGTGGTGTTGGTCTGCTGTTAGAGATGGCGCGACATATCGAGCAGGTCGATACCAAGTATGGGGTCGATCTGGTTTTTCTCGATGCCGAGGAATTCATTTTCGATCGCGAGCGAGATCCGTTTTTCGTCGGATCGACCTATCTCGCCGAAAAATATCGCAATGCAGACATCAATTTCCGTTATAAATGGGGCATCCTGGTCGACATGGTTGGCGATAAGGATTTGCAGATTTACCAGGAACGGAACAGTCTCTCTTGGCGAGATACACGTCCCTTGGTGATCGATGTGTGGCGTGTGGCGAAGAAGCTGAACATTCCTGAGTTCGTTGCTCGTCCGCGGCATACGGTCAATGACGACCATGTCCCCTTGCATGATATCGGTGGTATTCCGATCATCGATATTATCGATTTTGATTACCCGAGTCCCGGCTACGGGCCTAAGTATTGGCACACCACGAAGGATGTGCCAGAGAACTGCTCGGCTGATTCCTTGGCCAAGGTCGGCAAAGTGATCCTTACCTGGCTCCAAGAACTCGAATAG
- a CDS encoding glycosyltransferase family 9 protein, with protein MLSPAPRILITRLSALGDTVLTLPVLCALRRAFPAAQIGWVAEPAAAKVLADRTDLNFLFTVEKGWLTKLSEVARLRKSLQRHQFEIVIDAQGLTKSAVAGWLSGRAEQITFTRGEAREVAPTLARTRVQPTATYVAQRYLQLLAPLGIENPRLEFQMPYDSVAHDSIAGRVKRIASGRYAVLNVGAGWYSKTWLPTRFGEVAADLFMRYELPSVLLWGNDTEYEYAEQAAQTARSIAPHCVTVLPKLSIAEMKEAIRHAKLLISGDTGPLHFGVALDTPTISLFGVTKAEYYSPNRGIHRTVQNRYEPLSSRKRRRAGNEAMQAIDTVDVLSQVDSLLAMRHSKAA; from the coding sequence ATGCTATCACCTGCCCCACGCATTCTTATTACCCGCCTCAGTGCCCTAGGCGATACCGTCCTAACGTTACCGGTACTATGCGCGCTGCGGCGCGCGTTTCCAGCGGCACAGATTGGTTGGGTTGCCGAACCAGCCGCCGCCAAGGTGCTGGCGGATCGGACCGATCTCAATTTTCTGTTCACGGTCGAAAAAGGTTGGCTGACCAAGCTCAGCGAAGTTGCTCGACTTCGTAAGTCTTTACAGCGTCATCAGTTCGAGATCGTGATCGATGCCCAGGGACTCACCAAAAGCGCCGTCGCTGGCTGGCTTTCAGGACGTGCTGAGCAGATTACCTTTACGCGGGGCGAGGCCAGAGAAGTTGCCCCTACCCTGGCACGTACGCGGGTTCAGCCGACGGCGACCTACGTAGCACAGCGTTATTTGCAGTTGCTCGCCCCGTTGGGTATCGAAAACCCACGGCTGGAATTTCAGATGCCTTACGATAGTGTCGCACACGATTCGATTGCCGGCAGGGTGAAGCGGATTGCTTCGGGCAGATATGCCGTGCTGAATGTTGGTGCCGGTTGGTATTCCAAGACTTGGCTACCGACTCGATTTGGTGAGGTGGCGGCCGATTTGTTCATGCGTTACGAGCTGCCCAGCGTTCTGTTGTGGGGGAACGACACAGAATACGAATACGCCGAACAAGCGGCCCAGACGGCTCGCTCGATTGCCCCGCACTGTGTGACGGTGCTCCCCAAACTGTCGATCGCTGAGATGAAAGAAGCGATCCGGCATGCGAAGCTACTAATTAGCGGCGATACGGGGCCTTTACACTTTGGAGTGGCCCTCGATACGCCGACGATTTCCCTGTTCGGCGTAACCAAAGCAGAGTACTATAGTCCCAATCGAGGTATTCATCGCACGGTTCAGAATCGGTACGAGCCACTTTCCAGCCGTAAGCGACGTCGGGCCGGAAACGAGGCCATGCAGGCCATCGATACGGTTGACGTGCTGAGCCAGGTAGACAGCTTGCTCGCGATGCGCCATTCTAAAGCAGCATAA